The region TGGAGCCTCGGTCTGCTATTGGTAAAATGGATGCTGTTTTAATTTTACCTGACGGAACAATGCAGGGTGGTGCCGATCCAAGAGGTGATGATACTGCTGTTGGAGTTAAATAGGATTCTTTGAATATTATTTCTCACTAAGTCGCTAAGAGTCGTCAAGATTTTATTGGAGGTTTTTTTCGACCAAATTTTCTTTGTGTCTCTGCGCCTTTGCGTGATATTTTTCCTTAGTGATTTTGTGACTCTGTGGTTTCTTTTTACCGCTAAGACATCAAGCCACTAAGATTTTTATTTCTTCTCTGTTTTTCCTTTGTGACTCCGTGTCTCTGTGGTTTATTTTTCACCACCAAGCCAAAAGGCACTAAGTTTTTATATTTCTTTAAAATAAATCTAAATTTCGTTTTAGCAAAAAAAGCTTCCAATTGGAAGTAAATTTTATTGTAATTTTGTACAAAATCCTTAGGGGCGGGGATGCTCGATAAAGACACTTTCGAGAAGTTAAAAAATGCCCACAAGAAATCTCAAAATAGTTTTGAGATCACGAAATAACTTTTACCAATGCAAAAATTATTATTGTTAGGTGCTGAGGCTATCGCTCAGGGCGCTATTGATGGTGGTATGTCTGGTGTTTATGCATATCCTGGTACTCCATCGACCGAAATAACAGAATATGTACAGCATTACGAATTAGCAAAAGAAAGAAACATTCACAGCAAATGGTCAGTCAACGAAAAAACGGCTATGGAATCAGGTTTGGGAATGTCTTATGCTGGTAAAAGAGCCATGGTTTGTATGAAGCACGTAGGCTTAAATGTAGCTGCAGATGCTTTTATGAATTCGGCTATTACCGGAACAAATGGCGGATTATTGGTTACTGTTGCCGACGATCCTTCCATGCACTCTTCTCAAAATGAGCAAGATTCTCGCTATTATGGCAAATTTGCTCAAATCCCAATCTTAGAACCTGCCAGTCAGCAAGAAGCTTATGATATGGCTTATGTCGGCTTTGAGATGTCTGAACGCTTTCGTGTTCCTATTTTAATTCGTATCACAACCCGATTGGCACATTCACGTGCTGCCGTTGAAAGAAAAGTTTTACTTGATCAAAACTCAATTAGTCTTCCTTCTAATCCACACCAATTTGTACTCTTGCCTAATTTTGCTCGAGTTCAGTATAAAGGTCTTTTAAATAGTTTTTCCGGATTTATCGAAGGTTCAGAAGTTTCACCTTTTAATGAATATAGAGATGGTGAAGATAAGTCGCTTGGTATTTTAGCCTGTGGTTTATCTTATAATTATTTGATGGAAAATTTCCAGAATAAACCCTTGAAATATCCATTATTAAAGATTGGTCAATATCCTATGCCTCGTTCAAAAGTTGAAAAATTAATGAATGAATGCGATGTGGTTTTAGTTTTAGAAGATGGTTATCCGATGATAGAAGAGGTTTTAAAGGGATATACCGCTAAAGAAAATATCAAAGGGCGTCTCGATGGTACTATTCCTCGCGATGGTGAATTAAACCCAAATATCGTTGCGCAAGCACTTGGTTTTGAAGAAAAGAAAAAAGATTTACTCAGCGATGCCGATTTAAAAGAACTTTTAAAAGCTCGGCCACCCGCAATGTGTACGGGCTGTGGTCATATCGATGCTTATAATGCTTTAAATGAGGCTTTAAGTGAGTATTCAGCCGGTCGTGTTTTTTCTGATATTGGATGTTATACTTTAGGAGCTTTGCCGCCATTCAACGCTATTAATTCTTGTGTTGATATGGGAGCCAGTATTACTATGGCTAAGGGAGCTGCTGATTCCGGACTTATTCCGGCGGTGGCTGTTATTGGCGATTCTACTTTTACTCATTCCGGAATGACCGGCTTAATTGATGCAGTAAATGAAAGCTCACCTATAACGATTTTAATTTCAGATAATTTTACAACAGGAATGACAGGCGGACAAGATTCTGCTGCTCTTGGTAAGCTTGAAGATATTTGTGAAGGTATTGGTGTTGATCCTGCACATATCAAGGTTTTTGTTCCGATGAAGAAAAATCACGATGAAATGGTGAGGATAATTCGAGAAGAATTAGCTTATGATGGCGTTTCAGTGGTTATTCCTCGTCGCCAATGTATTCAAACTACACGCAATGTAGAACTGAATAAACGAATTACAGAATTAAACCTTCGCTAACTCTAAAATTATAAAAAAAATGAAAACAGATATTATATTAGCAGGTGTTGGCGGACAAGGAATTTTATCCATTGCAGCTACTATAG is a window of Bacteroidales bacterium DNA encoding:
- a CDS encoding indolepyruvate ferredoxin oxidoreductase, translating into MQKLLLLGAEAIAQGAIDGGMSGVYAYPGTPSTEITEYVQHYELAKERNIHSKWSVNEKTAMESGLGMSYAGKRAMVCMKHVGLNVAADAFMNSAITGTNGGLLVTVADDPSMHSSQNEQDSRYYGKFAQIPILEPASQQEAYDMAYVGFEMSERFRVPILIRITTRLAHSRAAVERKVLLDQNSISLPSNPHQFVLLPNFARVQYKGLLNSFSGFIEGSEVSPFNEYRDGEDKSLGILACGLSYNYLMENFQNKPLKYPLLKIGQYPMPRSKVEKLMNECDVVLVLEDGYPMIEEVLKGYTAKENIKGRLDGTIPRDGELNPNIVAQALGFEEKKKDLLSDADLKELLKARPPAMCTGCGHIDAYNALNEALSEYSAGRVFSDIGCYTLGALPPFNAINSCVDMGASITMAKGAADSGLIPAVAVIGDSTFTHSGMTGLIDAVNESSPITILISDNFTTGMTGGQDSAALGKLEDICEGIGVDPAHIKVFVPMKKNHDEMVRIIREELAYDGVSVVIPRRQCIQTTRNVELNKRITELNLR